Proteins encoded in a region of the Salinicoccus sp. RF5 genome:
- a CDS encoding FixH family protein — MKSKFFMFAMMLGLAFLTACGNGGETEDDMNHDNPSEDEVHALEVDLEAPESAEVGETVEFSAHVHSNGEDITDADKVMYEVLQGEESLEKIEAEHDQNGVYSIEYTFEEAGTYTVISHVDALRLHTMPQSDITVE, encoded by the coding sequence ATGAAATCAAAATTTTTTATGTTTGCAATGATGCTGGGCCTTGCCTTCCTCACGGCATGTGGCAATGGCGGGGAGACGGAGGATGACATGAACCATGACAACCCGAGCGAGGATGAAGTGCATGCACTCGAAGTCGACCTGGAAGCACCGGAGAGTGCTGAAGTTGGCGAGACAGTCGAATTCAGCGCCCATGTCCATTCGAATGGCGAGGATATCACGGATGCAGACAAGGTGATGTACGAAGTGCTGCAGGGGGAGGAAAGCCTTGAGAAGATAGAGGCGGAGCATGATCAGAATGGCGTCTATTCAATCGAGTATACATTCGAAGAAGCGGGCACCTATACGGTCATTTCACATGTGGATGCGCTGCGTCTCCATACGATGCCGCAGTCTGATATTACGGTGGAGTAA
- the ribE gene encoding 6,7-dimethyl-8-ribityllumazine synthase translates to MNRIDTKLIGTDLKIAIVAGRFNDFITSQLVSGAEGALISHDVDTDDIDLIYVPGAFEIPLAAKKLAESGKYDAVVALGCVIRGSTTHYDYVCNEAAKGISQAGLTTGIPVMFGIITTENIEQAIERAGTKAGNKGAETAVGAIEMANLMKKIG, encoded by the coding sequence ATGAATAGAATAGACACAAAATTGATTGGTACAGATCTTAAGATTGCCATTGTGGCAGGCAGATTCAATGACTTCATCACATCCCAGCTCGTCAGCGGGGCGGAAGGGGCGCTCATCAGCCACGATGTGGACACTGACGATATCGATCTCATCTACGTTCCAGGTGCATTTGAAATCCCGCTTGCAGCCAAGAAATTGGCGGAATCGGGCAAGTATGATGCGGTGGTGGCACTTGGATGTGTCATCCGCGGCAGTACGACGCATTACGATTATGTCTGCAATGAAGCCGCCAAGGGAATTTCCCAGGCCGGCCTCACTACAGGTATCCCGGTCATGTTCGGCATCATCACCACAGAAAATATCGAACAGGCAATCGAGCGCGCAGGCACCAAGGCAGGAAATAAGGGGGCAGAAACAGCAGTCGGGGCCATCGAGATGGCCAACCTCATGAAAAAGATAGGATGA
- the ribB gene encoding 3,4-dihydroxy-2-butanone-4-phosphate synthase, with translation MFDTIESAVEDLKQGKLIIVVDDEDRENEGDLVGIAEYITADEVNFMATHGRGLICTPLTGEIAEKAGLSPMVNNNSDPHGTAFTASIDHVSTTTGISAHERYDTIRALSEAGVEPSDFNAPGHIFPLVAKDGGVLERMGHTEASTDLARLSGAAPVGVICEIMNDDGTMARVDDLEIYRKKHGLKMITIEDLKRHMQKFTGVTLESTVQLPTDYGRFKMYGFVDNDTGKEHLALVHGELKNNMTVRIHSECLTGDVFHSQRCDCGEQLERAMRIISDQDGIILYMRQEGRGIGLINKLKAYELIEQGYDTVSANEHLGFDADLRKYDVAAEMLQHLGLDEVTLLSNNPRKIRGLEEQGIKVNRQSHIVQANVVNQDYLKTKKEKLGHLL, from the coding sequence ATGTTTGATACGATAGAATCTGCAGTTGAAGATCTGAAGCAGGGAAAACTGATCATTGTCGTGGATGACGAAGATCGTGAAAATGAAGGCGACCTGGTAGGTATCGCAGAGTATATTACAGCCGATGAAGTGAACTTCATGGCCACCCACGGCCGCGGCCTGATCTGCACGCCGCTGACCGGTGAAATTGCAGAAAAGGCCGGACTCTCCCCGATGGTCAACAACAACAGCGATCCCCATGGGACAGCTTTTACGGCATCCATCGACCATGTCTCCACGACGACCGGCATCAGTGCCCATGAAAGGTATGACACGATCCGTGCGCTGTCGGAGGCGGGAGTGGAGCCTTCCGATTTCAATGCGCCCGGTCATATATTTCCGCTGGTCGCAAAGGATGGCGGGGTGCTTGAACGCATGGGGCACACCGAAGCATCGACGGACTTGGCCCGCCTGTCAGGGGCGGCACCAGTCGGAGTGATATGCGAAATCATGAATGATGACGGCACAATGGCACGTGTGGATGACCTTGAAATCTACAGGAAAAAGCATGGTCTCAAAATGATTACAATAGAGGACCTGAAGCGGCATATGCAGAAGTTCACAGGCGTTACACTGGAAAGCACCGTTCAGCTGCCGACGGATTATGGGCGGTTTAAGATGTATGGATTCGTGGACAACGACACGGGCAAGGAACATCTTGCGCTTGTCCATGGTGAGCTGAAGAACAATATGACGGTGAGGATCCACTCAGAATGCCTGACAGGCGACGTCTTCCACAGCCAGCGCTGCGACTGTGGGGAACAGCTGGAGCGTGCGATGCGCATCATCAGCGACCAGGATGGCATCATCCTCTACATGAGGCAGGAAGGCCGGGGCATCGGACTGATCAACAAGCTCAAAGCCTATGAACTGATCGAGCAGGGGTATGATACGGTAAGCGCAAACGAGCACCTCGGTTTCGATGCCGATCTGAGGAAGTATGATGTGGCGGCGGAAATGCTCCAGCATCTTGGACTGGATGAAGTGACACTGCTCAGCAACAACCCGAGAAAGATCAGGGGGCTCGAAGAGCAAGGCATCAAAGTGAACCGTCAGAGCCACATCGTTCAGGCCAATGTCGTCAATCAGGATTATTTGAAGACCAAAAAGGAAAAACTCGGACATCTGCTTTAG
- a CDS encoding riboflavin synthase codes for MFTGIIEQIGEVKIAEDTGAHTVFEITAGIFDDLRLGDSISVNGTCLTVTDIKEGSFTVEMVNETKRITSLDKVEAGMGVNLERALTLSTRLGGHIVSGHVDGTGEITSVDDDGSAQVMHIACPSSLMKYMVKKGSVAVDGISLTLFDVDLEASEIILNLIPETQERTTLAQKDKGERVNIEADMLMKHVDHLLRSGGTLNIGALEEVGDRHV; via the coding sequence ATGTTTACAGGAATTATCGAACAGATCGGCGAAGTGAAGATAGCGGAGGATACAGGCGCACATACGGTATTTGAAATTACTGCAGGTATTTTTGATGATCTGAGGCTTGGAGATTCGATCAGCGTGAATGGGACGTGCCTGACGGTGACTGACATTAAAGAAGGCAGTTTCACAGTCGAGATGGTCAACGAAACGAAGCGCATAACGAGCCTCGACAAGGTGGAAGCGGGCATGGGTGTCAATCTTGAACGGGCACTGACACTCTCCACAAGGCTTGGGGGGCATATCGTTTCCGGGCATGTGGACGGTACGGGAGAAATCACTTCCGTCGATGATGACGGCAGTGCCCAGGTCATGCATATCGCATGCCCTTCGTCATTGATGAAATATATGGTTAAGAAAGGATCTGTCGCAGTGGATGGCATCAGCCTCACACTGTTCGATGTCGATCTGGAAGCATCCGAAATCATCCTCAACCTGATTCCGGAGACGCAGGAGCGGACAACACTTGCACAAAAGGACAAGGGAGAGCGGGTCAATATCGAGGCGGATATGCTGATGAAGCATGTGGATCATCTGCTCCGCTCAGGAGGAACCTTGAATATCGGGGCGCTCGAGGAAGTGGGTGACCGCCATGTTTGA